One window of the Cryptomeria japonica chromosome 7, Sugi_1.0, whole genome shotgun sequence genome contains the following:
- the LOC131856508 gene encoding disease resistance protein Roq1-like, whose amino-acid sequence MKKAPLEVAKHPVGMDEIVKDFERSGEKSIQSEDCVQIVGILGFGGSGKTTLATELYNRKRESFSFHRSCFLRDVREAASKNALHKKHKKLLQDLRIQAPSFDDMWEGKAIVADRLNSLRVLIVLDDIDHDDQLDALLPSKDSLGSGSFVIVTTREGDVLRKWGITSIYKMQPLQQFHARQLICWHAFLQPFPQEGFEDLVENSLDVSNGLPLSLTVIGGQFKGETSKD is encoded by the coding sequence ATGAAAAAGGCGCCTTTGGAGGTAGCCAAACATCCAGTTGGAATGGACGAAATCGTAAAAGACTTTGAAAGAAGTGGAGAAAAATCTATTCAGAGTGAGGATTGTGTACAGATTGTGGGAATATTAGGGTTTGGCGGCTCAGGTAAAACTACACTCGCAACAGAGCTTTACAATAGGAAAAGAGAAAGCTTTTCCTTCCATCGCTCCTGTTTTCTGCGTGACGTGCGAGAAGCCGCATCCAAAAATGCTTTGCATAAAAAGCATAAGAAACTGCTGCAGGATCTCCGAATTCAAGCTCCATCATTTGACGACATGTGGGAAGGCAAGGCAATCGTAGCAGATCGGTTGAACAGTCTTCGTGTGCTCATAGTTCTGGATGATATAGATCATGACGATCAACTGGATGCTCTGTTGCCCTCAAAGGATAGCCTCGGATCAGGTAGTTTTGTCATTGTTACAACACGTGAAGGGGACGTGCTTAGGAAGTGGGGCATCACATCCATTTATAAAATGCAACCTCTACAACAGTTTCATGCAAGGCAGTTGATCTGCTGGCACGCCTTCTTACAGCCTTTCCCACAAGAAGGCTTTGAAGATTTAGTTGAAAACTCATTAGATGTTTCCAATGGGTTGCCTTTGTCTTTGACGGTCATTGGAGGACAGTTTAAAGGTGAAACGTCCAAGGATTGA
- the LOC131072343 gene encoding probable 2' cyclic ADP-D-ribose synthase BdTIR, with amino-acid sequence MEMGESSTSTARQKKRKLGNAFDGISPQAPSSSLRAMKKGPFDVFINHRGCDTMHKLASTIYHSLDMAGLRAFLDVEELELGDSIPDEIQKAMRTAAVHIAIFSERYAESPWCLAELSYMLETGTPIIPVFYLVDPSDLRWVAQDKGRYAPAFSHHKKKRRYTSKMLREWKSALQKVSYLSGYMLNSDDGDEEKLL; translated from the exons ATGGAGATGGGAGAGTCTTCCACTTCCACAGCTCGACAGAAAAAGAGAAAGCTAGGAAACGCGTTTGATGGAATTTCGCCGCAAGCACCATCATCATCGTTGAGAGCAATGAAGAAGGGGCCATTCGATGTCTTTATTAATCATCGCGGTTGTGATACTATGCACAAATTAGCCAGCACTATCTATCACTCACTTGATATGGCTGGATTGAGGGCTTTCCTAGATGTCGAAGAGTTGGAACTGGGCGATTCTATCCCAGATGAGATACAGAAGGCAATGCGCACTGCTGCAGTTCATATTGCTATTTTTTCAGAGAGGTATGCGGAATCTCCTTGGTGTCTGGCCGAGCTATCCTATATGCTCGAAACTGGCACTCCAATTATTCCCGTCTTCTATCTTGTTGATCCCAGTGATCTCCGATGGGTGGCTCAAGACAAAGGGCGCTATGCTCCTGCGTTTTCCCATCACAAAAAGAAGCGTAGGTACACGTCAAAGATGCTGAGAGAGTGGAAAAGCGCGCTGCAGAAGGTCTCATATCTCTCTGGTTACATGCTCAACAGCGATGATGG CGACGAAGAGAAGCTTCTGTAG